From the Actinomadura luzonensis genome, the window ATGAAGTTGGCGATCAGCACGCCGAGCACGATGAACAGGAACGTGCCCTGGAGGAGGAAGAAGTCCTTGTTCTGGATGGCCTTCAGGATGAGGCTGCCGAGGCCCGGGTAGGCGAAGACGATCTCGGTGACCAGCGCGCCGGCCACGATCACGCCGAGCTGCAGGGCCAGGCCGGTGATCTGGGGCAGGACGGCGTTGCGGAAGGCGTAGCGGCGGATGAGCCGGTCGGGCGCGCCGAGGGCCGACAGGTAGGTGGAGTAGTCGGACTCCAGCTCGTAGATGATCATGTTGCGCATGCCGATCGCCCAGCCGCCGAGCGCCACCAGGAACAACGACAGGAACGGCAGCGTCCAGTGGTGCAGCAGGTCGAGGAGGAACGCCCACGACAGGTGGGGGCGCATGGAGAAGCTGTAGCCGCCGGCCACCGGGAAGATCCCGGCGATCACGCCGAGCGACCAGGCCAGCAGCACCGCCAGCCACATGTACGGCATCGCCGTCAGGACGTACCCGACGGGCAGGACGGTGTTGTCGAGCAGCTTGCGGCGGGCCGCGTACGCGCCGAACCGGTTGCCCACCACCCAGCTCAGCAGCACCGACGGCACGACCAGCGCCAGCGTGTACGGCACCGCCGCGCCGATGACCTGGCTGACCGGCGTCGGGAAGAGCCAGATGCTGGTGCCGAAGTCGCCGCGCAGCAGCGCGCCCCAGAAGTTGCCGTACTGGCTGAGCAGCGGCTGGTCCAGGCCGAAGAGGCTGCTGTAGTAGGCCCGCATCGCCTCGACGGCCTCGGGCTGGCTGACGTTGGCCCGCGCGACCATGCTGGCCACCGGGTCGCCGGGCATGAAGCGCGGGATCATCCAGTTGACGGTGACGGCGACGAAGAACGTCAGCCCGTAGATGAGCAGTTTCCTGCCGAAGTAGCGGCGCACGTGATCGGTCTCCGTGTGGGTCCCCCGCTCCCGGCGCGGGAGCGGGGGACGAGGGGTTCGGTCAGGAGGCGGTGGGCTGGATCTGGGTGAGGGTCTCGAAGCCGCCCAGTTCGAACCAGTTGCGCCACATCACGGCGGGGGTCTTCGGCGCGCTCCCGGCCTCGGCCGGCCAGTTCTTCCACACGGCGTTGCTGGACTGGGCCCAGAGGCCGTTGTACCAGAGCGGGATCACCGGCAGGTCGTCCAGGCTGATCTGCTGGAGCTGGGAGATGATCTTCTGCATGCCCGCGGTGTCGTCGGTCTTGACCTGGTCGAGCTGCTGGACCAGGTCCCAGGCCTTCTTGTTCTCGTAGCGGGCGAAGTTCACCGTGTTCTGCTGCTTCTGGACCGGGAGCTGGAACATGTACTCGTAGTAGGTGTACGGCGAGTTGGACAGCTGCCGCTCGTTGTTGATCAGCAGGTCGAAGTCGCCCTTGGCGCGCTTCTCCACCAGGGCGTTGAAGTCGGGGAAGTCGGGGGTGACCTGGATGCCGGCGGTCTTGGCGCTGGCGGCGATCGAGCGGGCCGACTCCATCCAGTCGGTCCAGCCGGACGGGACGATGAGCGACAGGCTCAGCTTGGAGCCGTCCTTGTTCTCCACGTAGCCGTCGTTGTCGGTGTCCTTGTAGCCGGCGTCGGCCAGCAGCTTCTTGGCCTTGGCGGTGTCGAAGGAGAAGCCGGAGCTCGCGACCACGTTCTGGTCGACGTACTTGTCCCACTGCGGCAGCAGGCCGGTGGGGCTGGCGGCCTTGACCAGGTTGCCGTAGACGCCCTCGACGATCTTCTTGACGTCGATCGAGGAGGCGAGGGCCTTGCGGAAGGCGGGGTCGTCCATCGGCTTCTTGGTGGTGTTGGGCACCAGCCAGGCGGTGTTGGCCGACAACATGTAGGGCGGCTGGTTGTAGTACGTCGTCAGGCCGAAGTTGCCCTTGACCAGGTTGGCGACGCCGGGCAGGAAGTTGTTGCTGAGGTCGAGGCCCTTCTGCAGCAGCAGGCCGAGGGCGACCTCGTTGCTCGGGGTGGCGATGTCGACGATGTAGCGGGGCTTGGGCTCCATGTTGAGCGCGGTCTTGCCCCACCAGTCGTCGCGGCGCTGCAGGACCACGCGGTCCTGGTCCTTGCTCATGAAGGTGTAGGCGCCGGTGCCGACCGGCTTGTCGTTGACGCCGTCCAGGACCTCCTTCTCGGAGCGGTCCTTCCAGACGTGCTCGGGGACCATCGAGCGGGAGTAGAGCATGAAGTCCCACTCCTGGTAGTTGGCCTTGGAGAAGGTGAACTTGACCGTCTGGTCGTCCACGGCCTCCACGCTCTTCAGCCAGTTCCACAGGTTGTGGTACGGAATCGTTTCCATCTTGCCGAGCTCGAAGGAGAAGACGACGTCCTTGGCGGCGAAAGGCTGCCCGTCCGACCACTTGACGCCGGGGCGCAGCTTGAGCTCGTAGGTGGTGTCGCCGGTCCAGGAGCCGCCGGTGGCGAGCCAGGGGGTCAGCTTGGCGTTGACCGTGTCGTAGTGGAACAGGGTCTCGTACACCAGGCCCTTGGTGCCGACGGCGGAGTCCCACTCGCGGATCGGGTTGTAGTTGGCGGGCGGGCCCCACTGGGTGCCGGTGGTGTAGAGGGTCTCGCCGCGCGGGAGCTGGTTCGGGTCGGCGGCGGCCGGGCCGCCCTGGCTCTGGCCCTGGGAGGGGGCCGGCCCGGTCGGCGTGGCGGGGCCGCCGCTGCAGGCCGCGGCGGCGAGCAGTCCGGCCGCGAGGAGGGGGACGATCTTCCGAGCCCGGTTACGCATCGCTGGTCTCCTTACCAATGGGAGCGCTCCCAGAAGCCCCCGCATCGAGCGCTGGAACACTGCTGAACCGGATAAGTACCGCGAACGTAAATTCCGTGTGTCACCCCCGTCAAGAGCCGTGACGCTTTCGAGACGTGGTGCGCTGGAGCGCTCTCATCGGCCCGGCGGCCGGTCCGGCGACCGGTTTCGGCCGCCCGCATCCCCGGCCCGGCGGACCGCCTCAGACGCCCCAGGAGAACCTTTGGTTTACCGGTTACATCACGAAATTGTCCCGAATCGGCTGACAAAAGGGTTGCGGCCCGACAGAATGCATGGCCATCCAGCGTCTACCGCAAACTGGAGGAAACCCCCTATGCGTAGACCCCTAGGGGTTCTTGCCGGCCTGGTGAGCGCCGCCGCCCTGTGCGCGCCGGTCACCGCGGCCGAGGCCGCGACCGCATCCGAGTCGGCCTGCCGGGTTACCGTCACCAAGCCCAGGCTGAGCGGCACCGCTCTCCGGATCACCTCCTCGGCCGCCCGCCGCGGCTGCTTCTCCCCCGGCCTCGTGCGCATCCGCATCCTTCGCGCCGTCCCCGGCCGCGACCCGGTCGTCAAGAGCGGCGCCACCCGCGAGGGCCGGCTCTCGCTCGCGCTGGCCTGCAAGCCCGGCACGTACTACGCGACCGCCACCGACTACCGCGGCCACACCGTCAGGTCCCGGGCGGCCCGGCTCACCTGCGACCCGTCCACGGGCACCCCCACCCCCTCGCCGACGCCCACCACCTCGGGCACTCCCACGGCGACGCCGACCACCACGCCGACGGGCACGCCCACGAGCGGTGCCGTCGGCACCGCGGAGGAGAACGAGGTCCTCCGCATCACCAACGAGGAGCGCGCCAAGGCGGGCTGCGCCCCGCTCGCGCACGACCCGCAGCTCCGCGCGGCGGCCTTCGGCCACTCCGCCGACATGGCGAAGAAGGGCTATTTCAGCCACACCTCGCAGGACGGCCGCACCTTCACCGACCGCATCCGCGCGGCCGGCTTCACCGGCGGCTCGGCCTGGGCGGAGAACATCGCCAAGGGACAGACCTCCCCCGCCTCGGTCATGCAGTCCTGGATGAACAGCTCCGGCCACCGGGCCAACATCCTCAACTGCCGCTACAACCTCATCGGCGTCGGCATGGCCAGGAGCTCCGGCGGCACGCTCTACTGGACGCAGGACTTCGCCGCCAGGTAGCCGCCGCTCAGGCGAGCGAGGATCGCAGGCGGCGCATCTCCTCCGCGATCCCGGCCAGGGTGAAATGGGCGTTGAGCCCGCTCGGGTTGGGCAGCACCCACACCCTGGCCCCGCCCACCGTCTCCTCCTGCGGCCCGATCCGCGCCTTGGGCCGCAGGAAGGCGGTGCGGTACGCCGAGACCCCCAGCACCGCCAGCGCCTTCGGCGCCACGGCGGCGACCTTCGCCGCCAGCGCGGCCCCGCCCTCGACCAGCTCCTCCCTGGTCAGCTCGGACGCCTTGGCGCTGGGCCGGGGCGCGAGGTTCGTGATGCCCAGCCCGTACGAGGGCAGCAGGTGCTGCTCGGCCGGCGCGAGCAGCCGCGGCGTGAAGCCGGACAGGTGCAGCGCGGGCCAGAAGCGGTTGCCGGGGCGGGCGAAGTGGTGGCCGGTCGCCGCGGACATGAGGCCGGGGTTGATGCCGCAGAACAGTACGTCGAGCGAGGGGCCGAGGACGTCGTCAAGCACGCCACAGGTTAGCCCATGTCCTCAAGTTTGCGGCCCTTCGTCTCCCTGATCCGGCGCAGGACGAAGACGAACGACAGCGCCGCGAACAGCGCGTACATGGCGTAGGTCAGCGGCAGGTTCCACTCGGCGAGGGCCGGGAACGACACCGTGATCGCCCAGTTCGCGAGCCACTGCGCGGCGGCGGCGACGCCGAGGGCGGCGGCCCGGATGCGGTTGGGGAACATCTCGCCCAGCAGCACCCAGACCACCACACCCCACGACAGGGCGAAGAACAACACGAACACGTTGGCCGCGATGAGCGC encodes:
- a CDS encoding ABC transporter substrate-binding protein, which gives rise to MRNRARKIVPLLAAGLLAAAACSGGPATPTGPAPSQGQSQGGPAAADPNQLPRGETLYTTGTQWGPPANYNPIREWDSAVGTKGLVYETLFHYDTVNAKLTPWLATGGSWTGDTTYELKLRPGVKWSDGQPFAAKDVVFSFELGKMETIPYHNLWNWLKSVEAVDDQTVKFTFSKANYQEWDFMLYSRSMVPEHVWKDRSEKEVLDGVNDKPVGTGAYTFMSKDQDRVVLQRRDDWWGKTALNMEPKPRYIVDIATPSNEVALGLLLQKGLDLSNNFLPGVANLVKGNFGLTTYYNQPPYMLSANTAWLVPNTTKKPMDDPAFRKALASSIDVKKIVEGVYGNLVKAASPTGLLPQWDKYVDQNVVASSGFSFDTAKAKKLLADAGYKDTDNDGYVENKDGSKLSLSLIVPSGWTDWMESARSIAASAKTAGIQVTPDFPDFNALVEKRAKGDFDLLINNERQLSNSPYTYYEYMFQLPVQKQQNTVNFARYENKKAWDLVQQLDQVKTDDTAGMQKIISQLQQISLDDLPVIPLWYNGLWAQSSNAVWKNWPAEAGSAPKTPAVMWRNWFELGGFETLTQIQPTAS
- a CDS encoding CAP domain-containing protein, coding for MRRPLGVLAGLVSAAALCAPVTAAEAATASESACRVTVTKPRLSGTALRITSSAARRGCFSPGLVRIRILRAVPGRDPVVKSGATREGRLSLALACKPGTYYATATDYRGHTVRSRAARLTCDPSTGTPTPSPTPTTSGTPTATPTTTPTGTPTSGAVGTAEENEVLRITNEERAKAGCAPLAHDPQLRAAAFGHSADMAKKGYFSHTSQDGRTFTDRIRAAGFTGGSAWAENIAKGQTSPASVMQSWMNSSGHRANILNCRYNLIGVGMARSSGGTLYWTQDFAAR
- a CDS encoding ABC transporter permease; its protein translation is MRRYFGRKLLIYGLTFFVAVTVNWMIPRFMPGDPVASMVARANVSQPEAVEAMRAYYSSLFGLDQPLLSQYGNFWGALLRGDFGTSIWLFPTPVSQVIGAAVPYTLALVVPSVLLSWVVGNRFGAYAARRKLLDNTVLPVGYVLTAMPYMWLAVLLAWSLGVIAGIFPVAGGYSFSMRPHLSWAFLLDLLHHWTLPFLSLFLVALGGWAIGMRNMIIYELESDYSTYLSALGAPDRLIRRYAFRNAVLPQITGLALQLGVIVAGALVTEIVFAYPGLGSLILKAIQNKDFFLLQGTFLFIVLGVLIANFIIDIVYVVVDPRTRAGMAGAQA